In Bdellovibrionales bacterium, the following proteins share a genomic window:
- the dut gene encoding dUTP diphosphatase, which produces MKSLLFGIEKFVKENLAKGISKGLQNIEDLSHASKTVELKVKTWPHFKGDLPSYQSALASGFDVRAQLSEPIKIAPGERVLVPTGLSFSIPPNFELQMRPRSGWAIRDGITLLNSPGTIDADYRGEVKLVVVNLGESEVMVKDQDRIAQGVLCPVFQACLTLTTELDSTSRSDGGFGSTGK; this is translated from the coding sequence ATGAAGAGTCTTCTCTTTGGGATTGAAAAATTCGTGAAAGAGAACCTTGCCAAAGGAATCTCAAAGGGACTTCAAAATATCGAAGACCTTTCGCACGCTTCCAAAACAGTGGAGCTGAAAGTGAAAACCTGGCCTCATTTCAAAGGTGACTTGCCAAGTTATCAGTCAGCTCTGGCAAGTGGCTTTGATGTAAGAGCTCAATTGAGTGAGCCCATTAAAATAGCTCCTGGAGAGAGGGTTTTGGTGCCGACGGGTCTCAGTTTCTCCATTCCTCCTAATTTTGAACTGCAGATGAGACCTCGTTCCGGCTGGGCCATTCGTGATGGAATCACTCTTCTTAATTCACCTGGAACAATTGATGCTGACTATCGAGGTGAAGTGAAGCTTGTTGTTGTGAATCTGGGAGAGTCGGAGGTTATGGTTAAGGACCAGGATCGAATTGCTCAAGGGGTTCTTTGCCCTGTCTTTCAAGCTTGTTTAACTTTAACGACTGAACTTGATTCAACTTCGCGGAGTGATGGTGGCTTTGGCAGTACGGGAAAATGA